A region of Fibrobacter succinogenes subsp. succinogenes S85 DNA encodes the following proteins:
- a CDS encoding arginase family protein, whose protein sequence is MMITVQDFTGVYAEQAFMQELRATAETSKDVRWLNCTKIVGTDCYCDDDAIKEINELIDNAESNSKSESDRNIKNRDNSTSDIAPQPGIHFFDNGNYHYMSKLWTDRVQESFTLIVFDHHPDMQPPRFGGILSCGGWVKEVLENNKFIQNVIIIGVKDELVETVREELSQSGEANILEKVTFIKESELSTLPSIICSDSVNVFSSNLYISIDKDALSPVYAATNWDQGTLTFDALKDSITALTTGRKILGIDICGERAHDFEGDEHHTVQEADSLNSELNRDLVEFLNNL, encoded by the coding sequence ATGATGATTACGGTTCAAGATTTCACGGGCGTTTATGCCGAGCAAGCCTTTATGCAAGAACTGCGCGCCACCGCAGAAACAAGCAAGGACGTTCGCTGGCTCAACTGCACGAAAATCGTAGGAACCGACTGCTACTGCGACGACGACGCCATCAAGGAAATTAACGAATTGATTGATAACGCAGAAAGCAACAGCAAGAGTGAAAGCGACCGCAATATCAAGAATCGCGACAATTCCACAAGCGACATTGCGCCACAACCAGGTATTCACTTTTTTGACAACGGCAATTATCATTACATGAGCAAGCTCTGGACCGACCGAGTTCAAGAATCATTCACGCTCATTGTATTTGACCACCATCCCGACATGCAACCGCCCCGCTTTGGCGGAATTTTAAGTTGCGGCGGTTGGGTCAAAGAAGTCCTTGAAAACAACAAGTTTATCCAAAACGTCATCATCATCGGAGTTAAAGACGAACTCGTTGAAACCGTCCGCGAAGAGCTTTCGCAATCCGGGGAAGCAAATATTTTAGAGAAGGTTACGTTCATCAAAGAAAGCGAACTCAGCACACTCCCGTCTATAATCTGCAGCGATTCTGTGAACGTTTTCTCGTCTAATCTCTACATTTCCATCGACAAGGACGCCCTATCACCAGTCTATGCTGCCACCAATTGGGATCAAGGCACGCTTACGTTTGACGCCCTCAAAGATAGCATCACCGCACTTACCACAGGTCGCAAAATTCTTGGCATCGACATCTGCGGCGAACGCGCCCACGATTTTGAAGGCGACGAGCACCACACCGTTCAAGAGGCAGATTCGCTCAACAGCGAGCTGAATCGAGACCTTGTCGAGTTTTTAAATAATCTTTAA
- a CDS encoding nucleoside deaminase, giving the protein MQEELKNITDEDKRFMQMAIQLSVDNVDNGGGPFGAVIVKDGEVVATGANRVVPNNDPTAHAEVTAIRNACAKLGTFMLDGCTVYTSCEPCPMCLSALYWARVKRICYANTKVDAAAIEFDDSFIYDQLDLPYEKRAIKCDHFMRNDALVAFKKWATKTDKTRY; this is encoded by the coding sequence ATGCAAGAAGAATTGAAGAATATCACGGACGAAGACAAGCGTTTTATGCAGATGGCGATTCAGTTGTCCGTTGACAATGTCGATAATGGCGGCGGTCCGTTTGGTGCTGTGATTGTCAAGGATGGCGAGGTCGTGGCAACGGGCGCAAATCGCGTTGTGCCGAATAATGATCCGACTGCTCATGCTGAGGTGACTGCAATTCGCAATGCTTGCGCAAAACTCGGAACGTTCATGCTGGATGGCTGTACCGTTTACACGAGCTGTGAACCTTGCCCGATGTGCCTGAGCGCTTTGTACTGGGCCCGCGTCAAGCGCATCTGCTACGCCAATACAAAAGTTGATGCTGCTGCAATCGAATTTGACGATTCCTTTATCTATGACCAGCTTGACTTGCCGTACGAAAAACGTGCTATCAAGTGCGACCATTTTATGCGAAACGATGCGCTCGTCGCATTCAAAAAGTGGGCGACAAAGACGGACAAAACCCGTTATTAA
- a CDS encoding radical SAM/SPASM domain-containing protein: MNSVYIEITNVCNLHCSFCPCGKEPASRTFMDSKLFEDCIAGAQEIDATNVYFHVLGEPTLHPGFAHYVKKLELTPLKLTLTTNGTTIERTGHQILASPSVRQVNFSTHAYAELPRETAERHLQNVLDFCSLAIVERPDLYINLRLWNVGAKEASSWNSYMLMRIHETFGVDITPGHFCSRHKSFNITGRLYLHEDTRFEWPSIDERGESRDNKFTCWHDRALLSDAEGVKDERIGKEIVAGTCRALDTHVAILHDGRVVACCLDHSGQITLGHIGEQSLAEIINSPMALNIKEGFAQHELRHPFCQTCSFCKRFK; this comes from the coding sequence GTGAACAGCGTCTACATCGAAATCACGAACGTTTGCAATTTGCATTGTAGCTTTTGCCCCTGTGGCAAGGAGCCCGCGAGCCGCACGTTCATGGATTCCAAGCTGTTCGAAGATTGCATCGCAGGCGCTCAAGAAATCGACGCAACAAATGTGTACTTTCATGTTCTCGGCGAACCCACGCTCCATCCCGGCTTTGCGCATTACGTCAAGAAGTTAGAACTAACACCATTAAAACTCACGCTCACAACAAATGGCACCACAATTGAGCGCACAGGTCACCAAATTCTAGCCTCGCCCTCCGTTCGCCAAGTCAACTTTTCGACGCATGCCTACGCGGAACTCCCCCGCGAAACCGCTGAACGACATTTGCAAAACGTCCTTGATTTTTGCAGTCTTGCGATTGTTGAACGCCCCGATCTCTACATCAATTTACGATTGTGGAACGTCGGCGCCAAAGAAGCCTCCTCGTGGAACAGCTACATGCTTATGCGCATCCACGAGACATTTGGCGTTGATATCACGCCCGGGCATTTCTGCAGTCGCCACAAGAGTTTCAACATAACCGGTCGACTTTATCTGCACGAAGACACAAGATTTGAATGGCCTAGTATAGACGAAAGAGGCGAGAGTCGCGACAACAAGTTTACTTGTTGGCATGACCGAGCCTTACTGTCTGACGCCGAAGGCGTCAAAGACGAGAGGATAGGCAAGGAAATCGTCGCAGGTACATGCCGCGCGCTAGACACGCACGTAGCGATTCTCCATGACGGTCGCGTTGTCGCCTGTTGCCTCGATCACAGCGGACAAATTACGCTCGGTCACATCGGCGAACAAAGCCTTGCCGAAATCATCAACAGCCCAATGGCGCTAAATATAAAAGAAGGGTTCGCGCAGCATGAACTACGCCACCCTTTTTGCCAAACCTGCAGTTTTTGCAAACGGTTTAAATAA
- a CDS encoding tRNA-dihydrouridine synthase family protein, with product MRILFAPLQGYTTGIYRKAHAEIFGGVDAYYAPFLRIENGKPREKDLRDLNSFDKNAREGNCAGFVNGNAREIPQIIANSVDEFKILADALIAKGYTEIDFNMGCPFPMQVNRHRGAGILNDKQTVQEIMDEIRKISNANGTAPVKFSVKMRLGQDTPDEAFAILPILNEAPLSQITLHPRLGKQQYKGTIDFKSFEKFYEECRHPLVYNGDITSVSQICEMERRYPKLAGVMIGRGMLARPSMAADYKELRDINCADPQDFLRKLFQMHQIIFDHACKTYQGDSQILSHVQSFWEYLEPSIPKKIFKKIKKAGKLSEYQEAIMAMRELS from the coding sequence TTGAGAATTCTATTTGCACCGCTACAAGGTTACACGACGGGCATTTATCGAAAAGCCCACGCTGAAATCTTTGGCGGTGTTGATGCTTATTACGCACCTTTCTTGCGAATTGAAAACGGGAAACCGCGCGAAAAAGATTTGCGAGATTTAAATTCGTTTGATAAGAATGCGCGCGAAGGGAACTGCGCGGGATTCGTGAATGGGAATGCGCGCGAGATTCCGCAAATTATCGCGAACAGCGTCGATGAATTTAAAATCCTCGCAGACGCGCTAATCGCTAAAGGCTACACGGAAATCGACTTCAACATGGGATGCCCCTTCCCGATGCAAGTCAACCGTCATCGTGGAGCAGGAATCTTAAACGACAAGCAAACCGTCCAAGAAATAATGGACGAGATCAGGAAAATATCTAACGCAAACGGAACTGCGCCGGTAAAATTTTCCGTCAAGATGCGGCTTGGGCAAGACACCCCCGACGAAGCCTTTGCCATCCTCCCGATTCTAAACGAAGCGCCGCTCTCGCAAATCACACTTCACCCAAGACTCGGCAAACAGCAGTACAAAGGCACAATCGATTTCAAATCATTTGAAAAGTTTTATGAGGAATGCCGCCATCCGCTCGTTTATAACGGCGACATCACAAGCGTTTCGCAAATCTGTGAAATGGAACGACGCTACCCGAAGCTTGCCGGCGTGATGATTGGACGAGGAATGCTTGCGAGACCAAGTATGGCCGCGGATTACAAGGAATTGCGCGATATAAACTGCGCCGACCCGCAGGATTTTCTCCGCAAGCTTTTCCAAATGCACCAGATCATATTTGACCACGCTTGCAAAACGTACCAAGGCGACAGCCAAATTCTCTCGCACGTACAAAGTTTCTGGGAATACCTTGAGCCAAGCATTCCCAAAAAGATTTTCAAAAAAATCAAGAAAGCAGGCAAACTCAGCGAATACCAAGAAGCAATTATGGCAATGAGGGAGCTCTCGTGA
- the rdgB gene encoding RdgB/HAM1 family non-canonical purine NTP pyrophosphatase, which produces MKHLFVIATGSAGKIRDFAHILGTDHYEFKTLKDIGFDEDIVEDGNSFAENAIIKSNTTAQWLAKRNIEATVLADDSGLEVFALNGEPGIYSARYCGKHGDDEANNVKLMQKLEGVEDRKARYFCALSYQTVTKNEQGEFVISKPIIFEGECRGEINHAPVGDMGFGYDPLFVPDGETRTFAQMELEEKKVISHRGNAIRALKKALGK; this is translated from the coding sequence ATGAAACACCTTTTTGTTATTGCAACCGGTAGTGCCGGAAAAATTAGAGACTTCGCCCATATTTTGGGCACAGACCATTACGAATTCAAGACTTTGAAAGACATCGGTTTTGACGAAGACATCGTTGAAGACGGAAATTCCTTTGCCGAAAACGCCATCATCAAGTCGAATACAACGGCTCAATGGCTCGCCAAGCGAAACATCGAAGCGACCGTTCTCGCCGACGACTCCGGTCTTGAAGTTTTCGCTTTGAACGGCGAACCGGGCATTTACAGCGCCCGCTATTGCGGCAAGCACGGCGATGACGAAGCCAACAATGTCAAGTTGATGCAAAAGCTCGAAGGCGTTGAAGACCGCAAGGCTCGTTACTTCTGCGCTCTTTCGTACCAGACCGTGACCAAGAACGAACAAGGTGAATTTGTCATCAGCAAGCCAATTATTTTTGAAGGCGAATGCCGCGGCGAAATCAACCACGCTCCTGTTGGCGACATGGGCTTTGGCTACGATCCGCTTTTTGTTCCGGATGGTGAAACGAGAACGTTCGCGCAAATGGAGCTTGAAGAAAAGAAGGTCATCAGCCATCGCGGAAACGCCATTAGGGCTTTGAAAAAAGCGCTCGGGAAATAA
- a CDS encoding TM2 domain-containing protein encodes MPATGEHNKWIALALCILLGYLGLHRFYEGKIWTGILWLCTAGLFGVGVVVDAILIVMKPEHY; translated from the coding sequence ATGCCCGCTACTGGTGAACACAACAAGTGGATTGCTCTCGCCCTCTGCATTCTTCTCGGATACCTGGGTCTGCACCGTTTTTACGAAGGAAAAATCTGGACAGGCATTCTGTGGCTTTGCACCGCAGGTCTCTTTGGCGTAGGCGTTGTCGTTGACGCCATCTTGATCGTCATGAAACCGGAACATTATTAA
- a CDS encoding alginate O-acetyltransferase AlgX-related protein: protein MKKLSLSLLSLAGLSAGMFLAASCAAPSVNPSVQANDAAPTIHVPVYAAPVTVFEMRVLDRDKQVRVVEKPTLAALDFAAYFANPIRMAGMDEKPENYTGKMANAKLEEFPFPMLDSISDYEPAAVAGVAPIAWEPFAKILYAQTGDDALAKALNEVEAVKWNEPDVFRAFQTVSRLWGVPGTGENQGKIEWWAEVMPAVWTGRTPFYGKLKVVSGGESAEVLNYYMTAEMNNEEAMNWARTLSSYWYPTLNTDLEQHTPGAIWENSSANRPFAVMRGNPMGSPMWVAFEVPAFRLTDEQLRAAAVADSLAAAGEVVPVNRTLDTSSYARLETLAAMENSCPATPATKKFREALKKKLAKLPKEQNAWADNGMLWFRRNANYLVADKISGQDSLHNPLPRMIELKQYLDSMNVQLLVVPVPVKEEIYADKLVKGTPADLCVNVNGREFIREMLAAGIDVLDLYPSLMAARSGDDAPHYSYQRYDTHWALPGMLAAMEQLASRVTQYSWYADANPQPGSLVMKDTVVLREGDLVAHLPDKEKSKYAADTLAGMKIYKGDKSYKGGKNAPILLMGDSFTGVFESVDQKSGGPGSLLAYATGLDVQVLTSWGGGPGVRARLKKMKKDMLSKRLVIYMMTARDYWQSPMEWDGI from the coding sequence ATGAAAAAATTATCTCTTTCCTTATTGAGTCTCGCAGGGCTTTCTGCGGGCATGTTCCTTGCGGCATCCTGTGCTGCTCCGTCTGTCAATCCTTCCGTGCAGGCTAATGATGCTGCTCCGACGATTCACGTCCCGGTTTATGCGGCTCCTGTGACCGTCTTCGAAATGCGCGTGCTCGACAGGGATAAGCAAGTCCGCGTCGTCGAAAAGCCAACGCTTGCCGCTCTTGATTTTGCGGCGTACTTTGCAAACCCGATCCGCATGGCGGGCATGGATGAAAAGCCTGAAAATTACACGGGCAAGATGGCAAATGCAAAGCTTGAGGAATTCCCGTTCCCGATGCTCGACTCGATTTCGGATTATGAGCCTGCCGCGGTTGCCGGTGTAGCCCCGATTGCGTGGGAACCGTTTGCGAAGATCCTTTACGCGCAGACTGGTGATGATGCTCTTGCAAAAGCCTTGAATGAAGTCGAGGCGGTCAAGTGGAATGAACCTGATGTGTTCCGCGCTTTCCAGACGGTAAGTCGTTTGTGGGGTGTGCCTGGAACGGGCGAAAATCAGGGAAAGATTGAATGGTGGGCCGAAGTCATGCCTGCCGTTTGGACTGGCCGTACTCCGTTCTACGGTAAGCTCAAGGTCGTTTCGGGTGGTGAATCTGCGGAAGTCTTGAACTACTACATGACGGCCGAGATGAACAATGAAGAGGCAATGAATTGGGCCCGTACGCTTTCGTCTTATTGGTACCCGACTTTGAATACGGACTTGGAACAACATACACCTGGCGCCATTTGGGAAAACTCAAGTGCGAACCGCCCGTTTGCGGTGATGCGCGGAAACCCGATGGGGAGCCCGATGTGGGTCGCATTTGAAGTTCCTGCTTTCCGCTTGACGGATGAACAGTTGCGTGCCGCTGCTGTTGCCGATTCTTTGGCGGCTGCGGGTGAAGTGGTGCCGGTGAACCGCACGCTCGATACGAGTTCTTATGCTCGCTTGGAAACGCTTGCCGCTATGGAAAATAGCTGCCCTGCAACGCCTGCGACAAAGAAGTTCCGCGAAGCATTGAAGAAAAAACTGGCGAAGCTCCCGAAGGAACAGAATGCCTGGGCTGATAACGGAATGCTCTGGTTCCGCCGCAATGCAAACTACCTCGTTGCAGACAAAATTAGCGGTCAGGATAGCCTCCACAATCCGCTCCCGAGAATGATTGAACTCAAGCAGTATCTGGATTCCATGAATGTACAGCTTCTCGTGGTCCCGGTTCCTGTGAAAGAAGAAATCTATGCAGACAAGCTTGTAAAGGGTACGCCTGCGGACTTGTGCGTAAACGTAAACGGTCGTGAATTTATCCGCGAAATGCTCGCTGCTGGGATTGATGTGCTCGACCTTTACCCGTCTCTGATGGCGGCCCGCAGTGGCGATGACGCTCCGCATTACAGCTACCAGCGCTACGATACGCACTGGGCTTTGCCGGGCATGCTTGCCGCAATGGAACAGCTCGCTTCTCGCGTGACGCAGTACAGCTGGTATGCCGATGCCAATCCGCAGCCGGGTAGCCTCGTGATGAAGGATACGGTTGTGCTCCGCGAAGGGGACTTGGTCGCTCATTTGCCGGATAAGGAAAAATCCAAGTATGCCGCAGATACTCTTGCAGGCATGAAAATCTACAAGGGCGATAAATCTTACAAGGGTGGCAAAAATGCTCCGATCCTCTTGATGGGTGACTCGTTCACGGGCGTGTTTGAATCCGTGGACCAGAAGAGCGGTGGCCCGGGTTCCTTGCTTGCTTATGCGACGGGGCTCGACGTTCAGGTGCTTACGAGCTGGGGCGGAGGCCCTGGCGTTCGCGCTCGCCTCAAGAAGATGAAAAAGGACATGCTGAGCAAGCGTCTCGTGATTTACATGATGACCGCTCGCGACTACTGGCAAAGCCCGATGGAATGGGACGGAATTTAG
- a CDS encoding transglutaminase family protein: protein MNLSSLVSRLSSKLFWWLFFATLVIALPFLLWNGKSESMSYREMACVFEERAPGCLDSISDWHAGLAYFDSSVAATHDTLQSLKNLLWQFWNIEFAGAGEAAVAKDAVLPLRVLANKRSGCMGLSWLALMVAQSRGLPLDAILLPGHVFLRYGSSDSFVNLEPNRRGFTYTDEEYREKYKKGPWTGLEFKPLETRQFIGLAAFDIGNLYLENDIPRALTWYRMAEEFFPEYPGIEANQSIAKNRLPNPF from the coding sequence ATGAATCTCTCGTCTCTCGTCTCTCGTCTCTCCTCTAAACTATTTTGGTGGCTTTTCTTCGCGACGCTCGTGATTGCACTCCCGTTTTTGCTTTGGAACGGGAAAAGCGAGTCCATGAGCTATCGCGAAATGGCGTGCGTATTTGAAGAACGCGCGCCGGGCTGCCTTGATTCCATTAGTGACTGGCATGCGGGACTTGCTTACTTTGATAGTAGTGTTGCGGCGACTCACGACACTTTGCAATCCCTGAAAAACCTGCTTTGGCAATTTTGGAATATCGAATTTGCCGGGGCGGGCGAGGCCGCTGTTGCTAAAGATGCTGTGCTTCCGCTTCGCGTTCTTGCAAACAAAAGATCGGGTTGCATGGGACTTTCGTGGCTTGCGCTCATGGTGGCGCAGTCGCGTGGTTTGCCTCTCGACGCTATTCTCCTTCCGGGGCATGTCTTTTTGCGTTACGGCTCCTCGGACAGTTTTGTGAATTTGGAACCGAACCGTCGCGGCTTTACCTATACCGATGAAGAATACCGTGAAAAGTACAAAAAAGGTCCTTGGACCGGCCTTGAATTTAAACCGCTTGAAACGCGACAGTTTATAGGGCTTGCCGCGTTTGATATCGGCAATTTGTACCTTGAAAACGACATTCCGCGTGCGCTCACGTGGTACCGCATGGCCGAAGAATTTTTCCCAGAATATCCGGGAATTGAGGCTAATCAATCCATTGCGAAAAATAGATTGCCAAATCCATTTTGA
- a CDS encoding TIGR02171 family lipoprotein, with protein MSKSFAHTFFFEKVLFLVPFLLVFSGCDTFFGDHVWLNAPVETDNAHDGLILVRASKVKNSSGGTLSYLGTYAAKAKASERPQLRAALNYDFSMGMHEVTCAEFKSIMGTTFDERCNGEESDLLPVTKVTYYDAVLYSNERSKREGYDTAYTYTSTSVDVTGSCITMEGLVFHPEVDAYRLPTEAEWIMAADRDWNPSGEWNALNSDFEPKKVCSYARLRGDFCDMGGNVKEWVADWLGYFKDTTITNYVGGPDGGVLGERVIKGGSYRNDPSAIKLYGRGDVYIVTSATKSDYLGFRLAFGKIPNAVWMGRDGHARDSRIIPMASATVVKNNLDTYRTKLVFRNDVTGNLAYVDYVNGTLSVTEISDSIDSFHPDISPDGRLVVYCTGMEGVSGKSEAYIRALSTSNAKPLKVKVNGNVSIPRWRVLENGDTAIVYVSDAGNNKNDGEFKSKSTWLVKYGNGRFGTPQKLFDGAYHGGISSDNRLAVTGARLLRARVAPAGKTLADGRDTVWYNGEQACNVSLANDGSKRVAFLDFGGKTGAEFVGKSYGTHERLLIADSTGKLIKAIASPEGFSFDHAEWALNYAGSDSDGGFIVATLTNANGAHTKVVLVNVGDGSILDLVEGDELWHPSIWRQKINVPETSKLDPDSAGVYLYPSDKWESVIMRYKMNLLWKYRDSANVAILGSSRPMFGVTPLSFDKKFFAVNFGQTPNSIYMSRDFLNNYIFRHMKNLKYVVVSLDIDFWHKIDGPGGDNFFYTDFENYPGYVYDRNHEFWDAGYPDGLLEYTESSVGSSDESYYMKDRGRYANANCGSWREEPEIEQDSVYLDDHWNLIDDSKAALMTIIKEAAKRDIRVVGLIFPQSPAYAKTGAFGRYGLRRSSAKKLISELESLHKEYPNFVLMDENKMGEHDYTDLMAVDEDHLCYGGSYILTSRLNRLLLSWEAEK; from the coding sequence ATGTCTAAGTCTTTTGCACATACCTTCTTCTTTGAAAAGGTACTTTTTTTAGTACCGTTTTTACTCGTTTTTTCTGGTTGTGATACTTTTTTTGGTGACCATGTGTGGCTTAATGCTCCCGTTGAAACGGACAACGCTCACGATGGCCTAATTCTCGTAAGAGCTTCGAAAGTCAAAAATTCAAGTGGTGGAACGCTTTCGTATTTGGGAACGTATGCGGCTAAGGCAAAGGCGAGTGAACGTCCGCAATTACGTGCCGCTTTGAACTATGATTTTTCCATGGGTATGCACGAGGTCACTTGTGCCGAGTTTAAGAGCATCATGGGGACGACTTTTGACGAACGGTGCAATGGCGAAGAGTCTGATCTTTTGCCGGTGACCAAGGTGACGTATTACGATGCCGTTCTTTATTCCAACGAGCGCAGTAAACGTGAAGGCTACGATACCGCCTATACTTACACATCCACGTCGGTTGATGTCACAGGTAGCTGTATTACGATGGAAGGGCTCGTGTTCCATCCGGAGGTCGATGCTTATCGCTTGCCGACCGAAGCGGAATGGATTATGGCGGCAGACCGTGACTGGAATCCGTCTGGCGAATGGAATGCGTTAAATTCAGATTTTGAACCGAAAAAAGTCTGTTCGTATGCCCGCCTCCGTGGTGATTTTTGCGACATGGGCGGTAACGTCAAGGAATGGGTTGCGGACTGGCTTGGCTATTTCAAGGATACGACCATTACTAATTACGTCGGTGGGCCTGACGGTGGCGTGCTTGGCGAGCGCGTCATCAAGGGCGGCAGTTATCGCAATGATCCTTCGGCGATTAAGCTTTACGGTCGAGGCGATGTCTACATTGTCACTTCGGCGACAAAGTCGGACTATCTCGGTTTCCGTCTGGCTTTTGGAAAAATCCCGAATGCAGTTTGGATGGGGCGTGATGGTCATGCCCGAGACAGTCGAATCATCCCGATGGCAAGTGCGACCGTTGTCAAAAACAACCTGGATACGTACCGCACCAAGCTCGTTTTCCGAAATGATGTCACGGGCAATTTGGCGTATGTTGATTACGTCAACGGGACGCTTTCTGTGACTGAAATTTCTGATTCCATTGATTCGTTCCACCCTGATATTTCTCCGGATGGCAGGCTTGTCGTGTACTGCACGGGAATGGAAGGCGTTTCTGGAAAGTCCGAGGCGTATATCCGTGCGCTTTCTACGAGCAACGCAAAACCTTTGAAAGTCAAGGTCAATGGTAACGTTTCGATCCCGCGTTGGCGAGTGCTTGAAAATGGCGATACGGCGATAGTCTATGTGTCCGATGCAGGGAACAACAAAAACGATGGCGAATTCAAGTCCAAGAGTACGTGGCTTGTCAAGTATGGCAATGGCCGTTTTGGAACGCCCCAAAAACTTTTTGACGGAGCGTACCATGGTGGAATTTCTAGTGATAACAGACTGGCGGTGACGGGTGCGCGACTGTTGCGTGCGCGTGTGGCTCCTGCGGGTAAAACGCTCGCTGATGGGCGCGATACTGTTTGGTACAACGGAGAACAGGCTTGCAATGTGTCTCTTGCTAATGATGGTTCCAAGCGCGTGGCGTTCCTTGATTTTGGCGGTAAGACCGGTGCCGAATTTGTGGGTAAGAGTTACGGGACTCATGAACGTTTGCTGATTGCCGATAGTACAGGAAAACTCATCAAGGCGATTGCATCTCCGGAAGGCTTTAGCTTTGACCATGCGGAATGGGCTTTGAACTATGCCGGCTCAGATTCTGATGGTGGCTTTATTGTGGCGACTCTTACGAATGCCAATGGTGCCCATACAAAAGTAGTCCTTGTGAATGTGGGGGATGGCTCTATTCTGGATTTGGTCGAGGGCGATGAACTTTGGCATCCGAGCATTTGGCGCCAAAAGATCAACGTGCCGGAAACGAGTAAACTGGATCCGGACAGTGCGGGCGTTTACCTGTACCCATCAGATAAGTGGGAATCCGTCATTATGCGCTATAAGATGAATCTCCTGTGGAAATACCGCGACTCGGCTAACGTCGCTATTTTGGGATCGTCGAGGCCGATGTTTGGTGTGACTCCGCTTAGTTTTGACAAGAAGTTCTTTGCCGTTAATTTTGGACAAACTCCAAACTCAATTTACATGTCCAGGGATTTCTTGAACAACTATATCTTTAGGCACATGAAAAATCTCAAGTATGTTGTCGTTTCTCTGGATATTGATTTCTGGCATAAGATTGATGGCCCGGGTGGGGACAACTTCTTCTATACGGATTTTGAAAATTATCCGGGATACGTTTATGACCGCAACCATGAATTCTGGGATGCGGGCTATCCGGATGGCTTGCTGGAATATACCGAGAGCTCCGTGGGTTCATCGGACGAAAGTTATTACATGAAGGATAGAGGCCGCTATGCGAATGCGAATTGCGGTTCCTGGCGTGAAGAACCTGAAATTGAACAGGATAGCGTCTACCTCGATGATCATTGGAATTTGATTGACGATAGCAAGGCTGCCCTTATGACTATCATTAAAGAAGCGGCGAAGCGCGATATCCGCGTGGTGGGCCTCATTTTCCCGCAGAGCCCAGCGTATGCAAAAACCGGGGCGTTTGGCCGTTATGGACTCCGCCGCAGTTCTGCCAAAAAGTTGATTAGCGAGCTTGAATCCTTGCATAAGGAATACCCGAATTTTGTGTTGATGGATGAAAATAAAATGGGCGAGCATGACTATACAGACTTGATGGCTGTAGACGAAGACCACCTTTGCTATGGCGGAAGTTATATACTCACGTCTCGCTTGAACCGATTGTTATTATCCTGGGAGGCTGAAAAATGA